The following coding sequences are from one uncultured Bacteroides sp. window:
- a CDS encoding tetratricopeptide repeat protein — MKKIIFSFFTIFFSLQLAAQTTYVEFSDKALDYVKQDSLKKAEIFFRKALKLEPANPRNALLFSNLGTVQQRMHRYDDAIESYTYALNMLPNAVSILSNRAGVYLEQGENDRAYVDYCQILDLDKKNINALLMRAYIYAERKDYKAARLDYNKLLAEAPTNYNARLGLATLEQKEGRYKEALEIMEKLISENPKDAVLYLARANVEKDIDQIRLALIDVDEAIRLSPSSSNAYLLRGELYLSQKKKYLAKLDFERAISLGASRSDLHDLLKKSR; from the coding sequence ATGAAGAAAATTATTTTTTCGTTCTTTACTATTTTTTTCTCTTTGCAGCTTGCTGCACAAACTACTTATGTAGAGTTCTCTGATAAAGCTTTAGATTATGTGAAACAAGATAGCCTAAAGAAGGCTGAAATCTTTTTTCGTAAAGCATTAAAGCTAGAACCTGCCAATCCTCGTAATGCTTTATTGTTTTCAAATTTAGGAACTGTGCAGCAACGTATGCATCGTTATGATGATGCTATCGAATCATATACGTACGCTTTGAACATGCTACCTAACGCTGTTTCTATTCTTTCTAACCGGGCGGGAGTCTACTTAGAACAGGGGGAGAATGATAGAGCATATGTGGATTATTGCCAGATTCTTGATTTAGATAAAAAAAATATAAATGCTCTACTTATGCGAGCTTATATTTATGCTGAGCGCAAAGATTACAAAGCTGCACGTTTGGATTATAATAAATTGTTGGCGGAAGCTCCGACAAACTATAATGCTCGTTTGGGCTTAGCCACTTTAGAACAAAAGGAGGGAAGATATAAAGAGGCACTTGAGATCATGGAGAAATTAATTAGCGAAAATCCTAAAGATGCCGTTCTTTATCTTGCTCGTGCCAATGTAGAAAAAGATATAGATCAAATTCGTTTGGCTCTGATTGATGTTGATGAAGCCATCCGTTTATCACCCTCCTCTAGCAATGCCTATCTGCTAAGAGGAGAGCTTTATCTATCACAGAAAAAGAAATATTTGGCTAAGTTAGATTTTGAGAGAGCCATCTCTTTGGGAGCTTCCCGTTCTGATTTGCATGATCTTTTAAAGAAAAGTAGGTAA
- the recQ gene encoding DNA helicase RecQ — translation MIQTLKTYFGYDDFRPLQKEIIQSLMDKKDSLVLMPTGGGKSICYQLPAMLYEGTAVVVSPLISLMKDQVEALHANGIQAAALNSSNNENDNESIRRNCILGKIKLLYISPEKLLSEIDFLLQDIQVSFFAIDEAHCISQWGHDFRPEYAQMGLLHEKFPQVPIIALTATADKITRQDIIQQLKLNHPQIYISSFDRPNLSLMVKRGYQQKEKSKAILEFIDRHSGQSGIIYCMSRNKTESVAQMLQKNGITCGVYHAGLSASQRDKTQNDFINDRIQVVSATIAFGMGIDKSNVRWVIHYNMPKSIESFYQEIGRAGRDGLPGDTLLFYSISDLILLTKFANESGQRNINLEKLERMQQYSEADICRRRILLNYFGETAQKDCGNCDVCKNPPEKFDGTIIVQKALSAIARSNQNIGTRLLVDILRGTPNADVIAKGYNQLKTFAAGRDVPSRDWYDYLLQMLQLGYFEIAYNENNHLRITEAGNKILFGKEKAYLVVIKREEKVVSAKKKKKGEKMGRELALDLPNNENKELFEALRAIRKKLAEEQNIPAYIVLSDKVLHLLSTEKPKNLLEFGAISGIGDYKKEKYGKTFLKVINEYC, via the coding sequence ATGATTCAAACTTTAAAAACATATTTTGGTTATGATGATTTCCGTCCGCTACAAAAAGAGATCATTCAGAGCTTAATGGACAAGAAAGATTCTTTGGTTCTAATGCCTACCGGTGGAGGTAAATCTATCTGCTATCAGCTACCAGCAATGCTATATGAAGGAACAGCCGTAGTAGTATCGCCACTCATTTCTTTGATGAAGGATCAAGTTGAAGCTTTACATGCCAACGGCATTCAAGCCGCAGCATTAAATAGCAGCAATAACGAAAATGACAATGAAAGTATACGACGTAATTGTATTTTAGGCAAAATAAAACTACTCTATATTTCACCCGAAAAACTTCTCTCTGAGATAGACTTTCTACTCCAAGATATTCAAGTTTCTTTTTTCGCAATTGATGAAGCTCACTGTATCTCACAATGGGGCCATGACTTCCGTCCAGAGTATGCGCAAATGGGACTTTTACATGAGAAGTTTCCCCAAGTACCCATCATAGCATTGACTGCAACAGCCGATAAAATAACTCGTCAGGATATTATTCAGCAACTAAAATTAAATCATCCGCAGATCTATATTTCTTCCTTTGACCGCCCTAACCTTAGCCTAATGGTAAAAAGAGGATATCAACAGAAAGAAAAGAGCAAAGCTATTTTAGAATTTATCGACAGGCATAGCGGACAAAGCGGCATAATCTACTGCATGAGTCGTAACAAAACAGAAAGCGTGGCCCAAATGCTACAGAAAAACGGAATAACCTGCGGAGTATATCATGCCGGACTCTCAGCTTCGCAAAGAGACAAGACTCAAAATGATTTTATTAATGACCGAATTCAAGTAGTATCTGCTACCATTGCTTTCGGAATGGGGATCGATAAATCAAACGTACGTTGGGTAATTCATTACAATATGCCTAAAAGCATTGAAAGTTTTTACCAAGAAATAGGCAGAGCAGGTAGAGATGGACTACCAGGAGATACTCTTCTTTTTTATTCAATAAGTGATTTAATATTACTCACCAAATTTGCAAATGAAAGTGGACAACGCAATATCAATTTAGAAAAATTAGAGCGCATGCAGCAATACTCCGAAGCTGATATTTGCCGAAGAAGAATTTTATTGAATTATTTCGGGGAAACGGCACAAAAAGATTGCGGAAATTGCGATGTATGCAAAAACCCTCCTGAAAAGTTTGACGGAACAATTATTGTACAAAAAGCACTAAGTGCCATTGCTAGAAGTAATCAGAATATAGGAACAAGGTTACTTGTCGATATTTTACGAGGAACTCCAAATGCTGACGTGATAGCAAAAGGGTACAACCAGCTAAAAACTTTCGCTGCAGGTCGAGATGTTCCTTCACGCGACTGGTATGATTATCTGCTGCAAATGCTTCAATTAGGCTATTTTGAAATAGCATACAATGAAAATAATCATTTAAGAATAACTGAAGCCGGCAACAAGATACTTTTCGGAAAAGAAAAAGCCTATTTGGTAGTCATCAAGCGTGAAGAAAAAGTGGTATCGGCAAAGAAGAAAAAGAAAGGAGAGAAAATGGGTAGAGAATTAGCTCTTGATTTACCAAACAATGAAAACAAGGAATTATTTGAAGCATTACGAGCTATACGAAAAAAGCTAGCAGAAGAACAAAACATACCTGCTTACATTGTCCTGAGTGACAAAGTACTCCATCTTTTGAGCACGGAAAAGCCAAAAAATCTATTAGAATTTGGTGCAATAAGTGGAATCGGAGATTATAAAAAAGAAAAATATGGAAAAACATTCCTCAAAGTAATCAACGAATATTGTTAA
- a CDS encoding helix-turn-helix domain-containing protein codes for MSDLENKKQEETPKKRPYNLREKKEKKAAYRSLIRPELADELYDKILNIVVVQKKYKDADFSAKDLAKELQTNTRYLSAVVNSRFGMNYSCLLNEYRVKDAMHLLTDKRYADKNVEEISAMVGFANRQSFYAAFYKNVGETPNGYRKKFADKNR; via the coding sequence ATGAGTGATTTAGAAAACAAAAAACAGGAGGAAACTCCTAAAAAGCGCCCTTACAATTTGAGGGAGAAGAAAGAAAAAAAAGCTGCTTATCGTTCTTTAATTAGACCAGAATTGGCAGATGAATTGTACGACAAAATATTGAATATTGTTGTGGTACAAAAAAAGTACAAAGATGCTGATTTCTCAGCGAAAGACTTAGCAAAAGAGTTGCAGACTAATACTCGTTATTTGTCTGCTGTAGTTAATTCTCGTTTTGGAATGAACTACTCTTGTTTGTTGAATGAATACCGCGTTAAAGATGCTATGCATTTATTGACGGACAAAAGGTATGCTGACAAAAATGTAGAAGAAATTAGTGCAATGGTTGGTTTTGCTAACCGTCAATCTTTTTATGCTGCTTTTTACAAAAACGTAGGTGAAACACCTAATGGCTATCGTAAAAAATTTGCAGATAAGAATAGATAA
- a CDS encoding dihydrofolate reductase encodes MKKTFFLLAAVTILASCGGVKSSTSEADNIDYTVEQFADLQILRYRVPGFEDLSLKQKELIYYLTRAALEGRDILFDQNGKYNLTIRRTLEAIYTNYKGDKNDSDYLDMVIYLKRVWFSNGIHHHYGCEKFVPSFSSEFLRREILNIDSSKLPLLQGQTPVQLCNEIFPAIFDPKMMPKRVNQADGKDLIETSACNYYDGVSQKEAEAFYASMKDASDETPVSYGLNSRLLKKNGALVEKVWKLDGLYGEAIKKIVYWLKKAEKVTENASQKAVIAKLIEFYNTGDLKTFDDYSILWVQDLDSRIDFVNGFTETYGDPLGLKASWESLVNFKDLEATHRTELISSNAQWFEDHSPVDKQYKKEKVKGVSAKVITAAILAGDLYPATAIGINLPNSNWIRSQYGSKSVTLSNITDAYNKAAHGNGFNDEFVYSSVEEEFIDKYADLTGNLHTDLHECLGHGSGKLLPGVDPDALKAYGATIEEARADLFGLYYIADRKLIELGLTPNEDAYKAEYYTYLMNGLMTQLVRIEQGNSIEESHMRNRQLIARWVFEKGMPDKVVEMVKKDGKTYVVVNDYAKLRVLFGELLKEIQRIKSTGDFNAARNLVETYAIKVDPVLHAEVLARYKKLNLAPYKGFVNPRYEAITDEEGKIIDVKVSYDEGYAEQMLRYSKVYSPLPSVNN; translated from the coding sequence ATGAAAAAGACATTTTTTTTATTAGCTGCCGTCACAATTCTAGCTTCGTGTGGCGGAGTAAAGAGCTCAACCTCCGAAGCAGATAATATTGATTATACAGTGGAACAATTTGCTGATTTACAGATACTACGTTATCGCGTACCCGGTTTTGAGGATTTATCATTGAAACAAAAAGAATTGATTTATTATCTTACTCGAGCGGCACTTGAAGGAAGAGATATTCTTTTTGATCAAAACGGAAAATATAATCTTACCATTCGTCGTACTCTTGAGGCTATTTATACAAATTACAAAGGCGATAAGAATGACTCGGATTATTTGGATATGGTTATTTATTTAAAAAGAGTTTGGTTTTCGAATGGTATTCATCATCACTATGGATGTGAAAAATTTGTTCCTAGCTTTAGCTCCGAATTTCTTAGACGTGAGATATTGAATATCGATTCCTCTAAACTACCATTACTTCAGGGGCAGACTCCTGTTCAGCTCTGCAATGAAATTTTTCCGGCTATTTTTGATCCTAAGATGATGCCTAAAAGAGTTAATCAAGCAGATGGGAAAGATCTTATAGAAACTTCCGCATGCAATTATTATGATGGTGTTTCTCAAAAAGAGGCTGAAGCTTTTTATGCTTCAATGAAAGATGCAAGTGATGAGACCCCTGTTTCTTACGGCTTGAATAGTCGCTTGCTAAAGAAAAATGGAGCGTTAGTAGAAAAAGTGTGGAAACTGGATGGACTTTATGGCGAAGCGATAAAGAAGATCGTTTATTGGTTGAAAAAAGCTGAAAAGGTTACCGAGAATGCTTCCCAAAAAGCTGTGATTGCTAAATTAATAGAATTCTATAATACGGGTGATTTAAAGACTTTTGATGATTATTCTATTCTGTGGGTGCAAGATTTAGACTCTCGCATTGATTTTGTAAATGGTTTTACTGAAACATACGGAGATCCTTTAGGGTTAAAAGCTAGTTGGGAATCTCTAGTGAACTTTAAAGATTTGGAGGCTACACACCGTACGGAACTGATTAGCAGCAATGCTCAATGGTTTGAAGATCACTCTCCTGTAGATAAACAATATAAGAAGGAGAAAGTTAAAGGTGTTTCGGCTAAAGTTATTACAGCAGCTATATTGGCGGGAGATTTATATCCGGCAACTGCTATTGGTATCAATTTGCCTAATTCAAATTGGATTCGTAGTCAGTATGGCTCTAAATCGGTTACTCTGAGCAATATAACTGATGCTTATAATAAAGCAGCCCATGGCAATGGTTTTAATGATGAGTTTGTATACAGTTCTGTAGAAGAAGAGTTCATTGATAAATATGCTGATCTTACAGGTAATTTACACACAGATTTGCATGAATGCTTGGGACATGGTTCGGGCAAACTACTGCCAGGAGTTGATCCTGATGCTTTAAAGGCTTACGGGGCTACTATTGAAGAAGCTAGAGCAGATTTATTCGGACTATATTACATTGCTGATCGTAAATTAATAGAATTAGGACTTACTCCTAATGAGGATGCTTATAAAGCGGAGTATTATACTTATCTTATGAATGGTTTGATGACGCAACTGGTTCGCATAGAACAAGGTAACAGTATAGAAGAATCGCACATGCGTAATCGCCAACTTATTGCTCGTTGGGTCTTTGAAAAAGGAATGCCTGATAAGGTGGTAGAAATGGTTAAGAAAGATGGAAAAACCTATGTTGTAGTGAACGATTATGCAAAGTTACGTGTTCTTTTCGGAGAACTATTGAAAGAAATACAGCGCATAAAATCGACTGGTGATTTCAACGCAGCAAGAAATTTAGTCGAGACTTATGCGATAAAGGTTGATCCGGTTCTTCATGCAGAAGTTTTAGCACGCTACAAAAAACTAAATCTTGCTCCATATAAAGGGTTTGTGAATCCTCGATATGAAGCTATAACAGATGAAGAAGGGAAGATTATCGATGTAAAAGTGTCTTATGATGAGGGTTATGCCGAACAGATGCTACGTTATAGTAAAGTCTATTCGCCATTACCTTCTGTTAATAATTAA
- a CDS encoding DNA alkylation repair protein has translation MEIAEQLKDIKTQLRLSMNGVVSQSMRQKGLTYKLNFGVELPRIKTIASKYEKNHQLAQALWKENIRECKIMAAMLQPIDTFFPEIADIWVEEIQNTEIAELTCMNLFQYLPYAPAKSFHWIADEREHIQVCGFLTIARLLSKKGDMSERVAEEFLDQALCAILSGEHAVQNAAGVALRKYMEHSEENAFAICRRVEPHADSTDEKEQYLYHLVGEIAAAI, from the coding sequence ATGGAAATAGCAGAACAATTGAAAGATATAAAAACGCAGCTCCGTTTATCTATGAACGGGGTTGTATCTCAAAGTATGCGTCAGAAAGGTTTGACTTATAAACTCAATTTTGGTGTGGAATTGCCTCGTATTAAAACCATTGCGTCTAAGTATGAGAAGAATCATCAGTTGGCACAAGCTTTATGGAAAGAGAATATTCGAGAATGTAAGATAATGGCTGCTATGTTGCAACCTATAGATACTTTCTTTCCTGAAATTGCGGATATATGGGTGGAAGAAATACAGAATACTGAAATAGCCGAGCTTACTTGTATGAACTTATTTCAATATTTGCCCTATGCTCCAGCTAAGTCTTTCCATTGGATTGCGGATGAACGGGAACATATACAAGTTTGTGGCTTCTTGACTATTGCTCGTTTACTTTCGAAGAAAGGGGATATGAGCGAACGGGTAGCAGAGGAGTTTCTTGATCAGGCTTTATGTGCCATTTTATCTGGAGAACATGCCGTACAGAATGCTGCCGGAGTGGCTTTGCGCAAATATATGGAACATAGTGAAGAGAATGCATTTGCTATTTGTCGCAGGGTTGAACCACACGCTGACTCTACGGATGAAAAAGAACAATATCTTTATCATTTAGTTGGAGAGATTGCCGCAGCAATATAA
- a CDS encoding transcriptional repressor encodes MEIQDVKDTVRQIFTEYLNANGHRKTPERYAILDTIYSIEGHFDIESLYSQMMDQENFRVSRATLYNTIILLIDAHLVIKHQFGNSSQYEKSYNRDTHHHLICTQCGKVTELKSDILQGAIESTKFSRFQLSHYSLYIYGLCSKCSRANKRKKTSNKK; translated from the coding sequence ATGGAAATTCAAGATGTGAAGGATACAGTAAGGCAGATATTTACAGAATATCTTAATGCTAACGGGCATCGGAAGACCCCCGAACGCTATGCCATACTCGATACTATTTACTCTATAGAAGGGCATTTTGATATAGAATCTCTTTATTCACAGATGATGGATCAGGAGAATTTTCGGGTTAGCCGCGCTACACTCTACAATACAATCATTTTACTTATTGATGCACATTTGGTAATCAAGCATCAATTCGGAAATTCTTCTCAATACGAAAAATCATATAATAGAGATACACACCATCATTTAATCTGCACGCAGTGTGGAAAAGTGACGGAGTTAAAAAGTGATATTTTGCAGGGTGCTATAGAAAGTACTAAGTTTAGCAGGTTCCAATTGTCGCACTATTCTTTGTATATCTATGGATTGTGTAGCAAATGTAGCCGAGCGAATAAAAGGAAAAAGACAAGTAATAAAAAATAA
- a CDS encoding adenylosuccinate synthase, which translates to MKVDVLLGLQWGDEGKGKVVDVLTPKYDVVARFQGGPNAGHTLEFEGQKYVLRSIPSGIFQGDKVNIIGNGVVLDPALFKAEAEALEASGHNLKERLHISKKAHLILPTHRILDQAYEAAKGDAKVGTTGKGIGPTYTDKVSRNGVRVGDILHNFDQKYAEAKAKHALVLKSLGFEYDLTELEKAWFEGIEYLKQFHFVDSEHEINNLLKAGKSVLCEGAQGTMLDIDFGSYPFVTSSNTVCAGACTGLGIAPNRIGEVYGIFKAYCTRVGAGPFPTELFDKVGDQLCTLGHEFGSVTGRKRRCGWIDLVALKYSIMINGVTKLIMMKSDVLDMFDTIKACVAYKVDGEEIDYFPYDINEKVEPVYVELPGWQTVMTKVKNEDEFPEEFNAYLSFLEEQLGVEIKFVSVGPDREQTIERYTEE; encoded by the coding sequence ATGAAAGTAGATGTTCTATTAGGTTTGCAATGGGGCGATGAAGGAAAAGGAAAGGTCGTTGATGTGTTAACGCCAAAATACGATGTGGTGGCACGCTTTCAAGGAGGCCCAAATGCTGGGCATACCCTTGAGTTTGAAGGACAGAAGTATGTACTTCGTTCTATCCCTTCCGGCATCTTTCAGGGAGATAAAGTGAATATTATTGGTAATGGAGTTGTCTTAGATCCGGCCTTATTCAAGGCTGAGGCTGAAGCACTCGAAGCATCCGGGCATAACCTGAAAGAAAGACTTCATATTTCTAAAAAGGCTCATCTTATTTTGCCTACACATCGCATTTTGGATCAGGCTTATGAAGCTGCTAAAGGAGATGCGAAAGTAGGAACCACAGGCAAAGGTATAGGTCCTACTTATACAGATAAAGTAAGTCGTAATGGAGTACGTGTAGGGGATATACTACATAACTTTGATCAAAAATACGCTGAGGCGAAAGCTAAACATGCTCTTGTGTTGAAAAGTTTGGGTTTCGAGTATGATCTTACTGAACTTGAAAAAGCTTGGTTTGAAGGGATTGAATACTTGAAACAATTTCATTTTGTAGACAGTGAACATGAAATAAATAATTTGCTTAAAGCTGGTAAGAGTGTACTTTGCGAAGGAGCTCAAGGTACGATGTTGGATATTGATTTTGGCTCTTATCCGTTTGTTACTTCATCAAATACTGTTTGTGCAGGTGCTTGCACTGGCTTGGGAATTGCTCCAAACAGAATAGGAGAAGTATACGGTATCTTTAAAGCTTATTGCACGCGTGTAGGTGCGGGACCTTTCCCTACTGAACTTTTTGATAAGGTAGGAGACCAGCTCTGTACTTTAGGTCATGAGTTCGGATCTGTAACGGGACGTAAACGTCGTTGTGGCTGGATTGATCTTGTTGCTTTGAAATATTCAATCATGATTAATGGAGTGACTAAATTGATCATGATGAAGAGCGATGTCTTGGATATGTTTGACACGATCAAGGCTTGCGTAGCTTATAAGGTTGACGGCGAGGAGATTGATTATTTTCCTTATGACATAAATGAAAAGGTAGAACCTGTTTATGTTGAGCTTCCTGGATGGCAGACTGTGATGACAAAAGTGAAAAATGAGGATGAATTCCCTGAAGAATTTAATGCTTATCTTTCTTTCTTGGAAGAACAACTTGGCGTGGAAATCAAATTTGTTTCCGTAGGACCGGACAGAGAACAGACTATCGAACGTTATACAGAAGAGTAA
- a CDS encoding zinc metallopeptidase: protein MMIPGSWMLFIGIALVSYLVQWNLKSKFRKYSKIRLPSGMTGRDVAMKMLQDNGIYDVQVTSTNGMLTDHYNPANKTVNLSEAVYSDDSVMAAAVAAHECGHAVQHARAYAPLTLRSKLVPVVTFASQWVTWLLLGGILLINSFPALLLGGIILFAMTTLFSFITLPVEIDASRRALVWLSSAGITNSYNHAQAEDALRSAAYTYVVAALGSLATLIYYIMIFMGRRN, encoded by the coding sequence ATGATGATACCGGGTTCATGGATGTTGTTTATAGGTATTGCTCTAGTTAGCTACCTTGTACAGTGGAACTTGAAAAGCAAGTTTAGAAAATACTCTAAGATACGTCTACCTTCGGGAATGACGGGAAGAGATGTGGCTATGAAAATGTTGCAGGACAATGGTATTTACGATGTTCAGGTTACTAGTACTAATGGCATGCTAACCGATCATTATAATCCTGCCAATAAGACAGTAAATTTGAGTGAAGCCGTTTATTCTGATGACAGTGTTATGGCTGCTGCTGTAGCAGCTCATGAATGTGGACATGCCGTACAGCATGCTCGTGCTTATGCTCCGCTTACTCTGCGTAGTAAATTGGTACCTGTTGTAACTTTTGCTTCACAATGGGTTACGTGGCTATTGCTCGGAGGTATCTTGCTTATCAACTCATTCCCCGCTTTGCTTTTGGGAGGAATAATTTTATTTGCTATGACTACACTCTTTAGCTTTATTACCCTTCCGGTGGAAATTGACGCAAGTCGTCGCGCATTGGTTTGGTTGAGCAGTGCAGGTATTACTAATTCTTATAATCATGCACAGGCTGAAGATGCTCTTCGTTCTGCTGCTTATACTTATGTTGTAGCAGCACTTGGATCTCTTGCTACACTGATTTATTACATCATGATATTTATGGGAAGAAGAAACTAA
- the hisS gene encoding histidine--tRNA ligase gives MAAKPSIPKGTRDFSPVEMAKRNYIFNTIRDVYHLYGFQQIETPSMEMLSTLMGKYGDEGDKLLFKIQNSGDYFSGLTDEQLLSRDAAKLASKFCEKGLRYDLTVPFARYVVMHRDEITFPFKRYQIQPVWRADRPQKGRYREFYQCDADVVGSDSLLNEVELMQIVDTVFTRFGIRVCIKINNRKILTGIAEIIGEADKIVDITVAIDKLDKIGLENVNKELAEKGISEEAIAKLQPIILLKGTNAEKLETLKEVLAASETGLKGVEESEFILNTFAALRAPHTPDLFADDMTNHIELDLTLARGLNYYTGAIFEVKALDVQIGSITGGGRYDNLTGVFGMPGVSGVGISFGADRIFDVLNQLELYPKEAVNGTQLIFVNFGEKEAAYSLLILSQARAAGIRAELFPDASKMKKQMSYANAKNVPFVAIVGENEMNEGKVTLKNMETGEQTLVLPDELIAAIKA, from the coding sequence ATGGCAGCAAAACCTAGTATACCCAAAGGAACGCGTGATTTTTCACCGGTTGAAATGGCAAAACGAAATTATATATTCAATACGATTCGTGATGTGTATCATCTTTATGGCTTTCAGCAGATAGAAACTCCTTCAATGGAGATGCTTTCTACCTTAATGGGTAAGTATGGAGATGAGGGCGACAAGCTTCTTTTTAAAATTCAAAATTCAGGTGATTACTTTTCAGGACTCACTGACGAACAGTTGCTTAGCCGTGATGCTGCCAAATTGGCAAGTAAATTTTGTGAGAAAGGTTTGCGTTATGATCTGACCGTTCCTTTTGCCCGTTACGTGGTGATGCACCGTGATGAAATAACTTTCCCGTTCAAACGTTATCAGATTCAACCTGTATGGCGTGCAGATCGTCCTCAAAAAGGCCGTTATCGTGAGTTTTATCAATGCGATGCAGATGTGGTAGGAAGTGATTCTCTACTAAATGAAGTGGAATTAATGCAAATTGTGGACACGGTGTTTACTCGTTTTGGTATCAGAGTATGTATTAAAATAAACAACCGTAAAATTCTTACTGGTATAGCTGAGATCATTGGCGAAGCGGATAAGATTGTGGATATAACTGTTGCTATCGATAAGCTGGATAAGATTGGTTTGGAGAATGTCAATAAAGAGTTGGCTGAGAAAGGAATTAGTGAAGAGGCTATTGCCAAACTACAGCCAATCATTTTGCTGAAAGGTACCAATGCCGAAAAGCTGGAAACATTGAAAGAAGTGTTGGCTGCTAGTGAGACCGGCCTGAAAGGAGTGGAGGAAAGTGAGTTTATTCTTAATACTTTTGCCGCTTTACGTGCACCGCATACGCCGGATCTTTTTGCTGATGACATGACGAATCATATAGAACTTGACCTGACGTTAGCTCGTGGACTGAATTACTATACCGGAGCCATCTTTGAAGTGAAGGCGCTAGATGTGCAAATAGGTAGTATTACCGGTGGTGGACGTTATGATAATCTGACTGGAGTGTTCGGTATGCCGGGTGTTTCGGGAGTAGGTATCTCTTTTGGTGCCGATCGTATTTTTGATGTGCTTAATCAGTTAGAACTGTATCCTAAAGAAGCAGTAAATGGTACGCAACTTATTTTCGTTAACTTTGGCGAGAAAGAAGCAGCTTATTCTTTGCTTATTTTGTCGCAAGCACGTGCTGCAGGTATTAGAGCTGAACTCTTTCCTGATGCTTCGAAAATGAAGAAGCAAATGAGTTATGCGAATGCGAAGAATGTACCTTTCGTTGCCATTGTAGGTGAAAATGAAATGAATGAAGGAAAGGTCACTCTTAAAAATATGGAGACAGGTGAACAAACTCTTGTTCTCCCTGATGAATTGATTGCTGCTATAAAGGCATAA